One window of Alosa sapidissima isolate fAloSap1 chromosome 21, fAloSap1.pri, whole genome shotgun sequence genomic DNA carries:
- the lypla2 gene encoding acyl-protein thioesterase 2 has protein sequence MCGNNMSVPLLAEAVTVSGTEKETAAVIFLHGLGDSGHGWADAMTSIRLPYVKYICPHAPRIPVTLNMKMTMPSWFDLMGLSPESPEDEAGIKRAAENIKAIIDHEAKNGIPPSRVLLGGFSQGGALSLYTALTCQQQLAGVVALSCWLPLHKTFPQAASNSGNRDMPILQCHGEMDPMIPVQFGAMTSEKLKTIVSPQKVNFITYPGVMHSSCPQEMSAVKEFIEKQLPRI, from the exons ATGTGTGGCAACAACATGTCTGTGCCGCTGCTTGCCGAAGCTGTGACGGTGTCGGGGACCGAGAAGGAGACAGCCGCA GTTATCTTCCTCCATGGGTTAGGTGATTCTGG ACATGGCTGGGCAGATGCCATGACGTCCATCCGACTGCCCTATGTGAAGTACATCTGCCCACACGC GCCTAGAATACCTGTTACCTTGAACATGAAGATGACTATGCCCTCATG GTTTGATCTGATGGGTTTGAGTCCAGAATCTCCAGAAGATGAGGCTGGCATCAAGAGGGCAGCAGAGAACA TCAAGGCCATTATTGACCATGAGGCTAAGAACGGAATCCCCCCCAGCCGGGTGCTCCTAGGGGGCTTCTCACAG GGCggcgctctctccctctacacTGCGCTCACCTGCCAGCAGCAGCTTGCTGGTGTGGTTGCCCTGAGCTGCTGGCTACCACTACACAAGACCTTCCCTcag GCAGCGAGTAACAGTGGGAACCGGGATATGCCCATCCTCCAGTGCCATGGGGAGATGGACCCCATGATCCCCGTGCAGTTTGGGGCCATGACATCCGAAAAGCTTAAAACCATTGTCTCGCCACAGAAAGTCAACTTCATTACCTACCCCGGAGTCATGCATAGCTCCTGTcctcag GAGATGTCTGCTGTGAAGGAGTTTATTGAGAAGCAGTTGCCCCGAATCTGA